A region from the Gossypium hirsutum isolate 1008001.06 chromosome A08, Gossypium_hirsutum_v2.1, whole genome shotgun sequence genome encodes:
- the LOC107927342 gene encoding hyoscyamine 6-dioxygenase: protein MDKLVSSWYKDQSLPESYIFPPHERPGKLLVPRCNTVPVIDLGDTRTNLVHQILKASQEFGLFQVVNHGVPPNIMSETMSVFHKFFELPAEDKASLTVHTNDPKRCKLVTSTLDYDREKIHLWRDVLRHPCHPDCIEFWPQKPLRYREVVAACSIEAKKLGLQILELLCEGVGIEHGYFEHELTEDLLLGANHYPPCPDPSLTLGIPKHFDPDILTILLQEHISGLQVLKDGEWIGVKPIPNAFVVNIGYILQVISNNKLKGAEHRVVTNSSDHRISVVFCMNPAGDSNIEPAKSVVTATNPPVCRGFQFKEFMDNFYSMDGDADLALQPFKL, encoded by the exons atggATAAGCTTGTTTCAAGCTGGTACAAGGATCAATCTTTGCCTGAATCTTACATATTCCCACCCCATGAAAGACCTGGCAAGCTACTTGTTCCTAGGTGCAACACCGTGCCGGTAATCGATCTCGGCGATACCCGAACCAATTTAGTTCACCAAATCTTGAAGGCTAGCCAAGAGTTCGGATTATTTCAG gTTGTTAACCATGGAGTTCCTCCAAATATCATGAGTGAAACCATGAGTGTTTTCCACAAGTTCTTCGAGTTACCTGCAGAAGACAAGGCGAGCCTCACCGTACACACAAACGATCCAAAGAGATGCAAGCTTGTAACCAGCACTTTGGATTACGATCGCGAAAAGATCCACCTGTGGCGCGATGTTTTAAGACACCCTTGTCATCCGGACTGCATCGAATTTTGGCCTCAAAAGCCCCTTAGATACCG AGAGGTAGTAGCAGCATGTTCAATTGAAGCAAAGAAATTAGGACTACAAATCCTTGAGTTACTTTGCGAAGGCGTAGGCATTGaacatgggtactttgaacaCGAACTAACCGAAGACCTGCTACTAGGGGCTAACCATTATCCACCATGCCCTGATCCAAGTTTAACTCTAGGAATTCCTAAACATTTTGACCCTGATATCTTAACCATCCTACTTCAAGAACATATAAGTGGCCTTCAGGTCTTAAAAGATGGGGAATGGATTGGTGTTAAGCCTATTCCTAATGCATTTGTAGTTAACATAGGCTACATATTACAG GTGATCAGTAATAATAAGTTGAAGGGTGCTGAACATCGGGTGGTGACGAATTCAAGCGATCATCGGATATCAGTCGTCTTCTGTATGAATCCGGCTGGTGATAGCAATATAGAGCCTGCGAAATCAGTGGTTACTGCAACAAATCCACCAGTGTGTAGAGGTTttcaattcaaggagttcatggATAATTTTTATTCCATGGATGGGGACGCTGACTTAGCTTTACAGCCTTTTAAGCTGTAA